GGAATTCAGATTCTCAAACGTGAATGCCACGTGCGTCCACTTTTCCCTGGAAAATGAAGGCGGTTTCACCACGATCATGGGGCGATCCTGCGCAGGGATGTCATCCCATTTGATCTGAGACGGGTTCCAGAAATCGTGATCTGAAAACGCGCCCAACCGGAAATCTCTGGGCAGGGTCTGATCGAAATCGACAAAGAATGCCGCGTCATTCCACTTCTTTGATGTGATTTGCAACGGATCGCAATAGCCAGCCGGAAGGTCCGGATCTGGTGACAATCGAAGCCATAAAGAAACGGTTCCGCTCCAGTGATCCGTGGGTTGCATTCCATTGACCGAAGCTTTGTAGCAAAGCACAGTGTCGGATTTTGCAGCAAACCGGAGGGCATCACCGTGCCTGCCCGCTTTGGACGCGATGGAGACTTCCGGGATATGCATCCCCGGTTCCAGTTTTTTTCGGGCCGGCGTATCGGCGGTGTAGACTCGCCCGTCACCATCCTTCACATAGACTTGTGCTTCGAGAGTTCCTTCGAATCCAGCGTAGAAAATCAAATCGTCCGTGATGTGCGCCTTCTCGTCGGCATTCGATGTGGGCAACTCGGTTCCCGACAGGCAGCTGAAAACCAAACCTAACAGTAATCGAGCCATCCCGGTCGAAAGTGAACAGTGGCCGTTTCTTTGCGGACGCGCGTTTTGCATTGTTTCGTACCGAAGCGAAAAGCGGAATGGGATCATTCAGAACGACGATTTTACCGGGCAGAGCATACAGGGCAGGTTTCGCGTTCACATCTGGGCGGAACGACAACCCTGAATTCTACAGGTGAGTCTGCGAAAGGGTGAGGTTATTCTGTGACCGCTCGATTGCGAACCGTTGCACCGCCCGAAAGATTGGCAACACGTTCAAATCCATTCTGTCGTAGAATTCGCTGTGCAACGTGTCCTCGAACACCAACACCGCAGCTCACAACTGTTTCCCGTGCAGGATCCAGCTCCTTCAGTCTGGAGCGAAGTTCGTCCACCGGTATGTTGATTGCGTCGCCACAACACGACAGTGGGACTCTGCTGACTTCACCGGTCGTCCGTACATCGACCACCTGCAGACCCGTCAGGTCATGATCCGCATCAAGAAACTGCGCAAGGCCATCCAGCTGATTGCAGGCGGCAAACGCTGCCTGATGGATCGGGTCTTTTGCTGAACCAAACGGGGGGGCGTAGCAAAGGTCAAGGCCGGCGAGATCCCGGACCGTGGCTCCGAATGAGAGTGCCGTGGCGATGACATCGATGCGTTTGTCAACGCCGTCTTTGCCAATCGCCTGAGCTCCCAGAACCTTGCCGGACTGCTGGCAGTAAATCAATTTCAACGTGATCGGAGTGGCTCCCGGGAAGTAGCCCGCGTGCTGTCCGGCAACGACCGTGACACTTTGAGCCTCAATGCCGGAACGTCTGGCTGCTTTCACGGATAAGCCGGTAATTGCCGCGGTCAGATCAAACACACGAACGATTGCAGTCCCCCAGACAGGCGCTGTTGGTTCGCAGTGGTCGGTGGCAGCATGCTGGCCTGCCAGCCGCCCTGCTCTGTTTGCAGGACCGGCCAGTGGAACACGCATGGATTCGCCGGTCGGGCCGTAGATGTATTCACAGGCGTCGCCTGCGGCGTAAATATTCGGGTCAGATGTTTGCAGATACTCGTTGACGCTGATGCCGCCGGTCTTACCAATGTCCAGCCCTGCATCTACAGCCAGCTTTGTGTTGGCTCGAACCCCCAGCCCAAGGATGATCAGGTCGCCCTCCAGCACAGTGCCGCTTGTGAGTTCAACACCTTGCGCCTGTCCTTCATCATTGTGAAGGATCTGCTTGATTCCATCACCAAGGTGCAATCCAATTCCTCGAGCTCGCAAGTCCTGATGGATCGGTTCCACCATTTCCGGGTCCAGTGGGGGAAGAACCTGCGGCAACAGTTCGGCCAGGGAAACACGAAACCCCCGATGGGCCAGTTGTTCCACCATTTCCAGGCCAATGAAACCAGCCCCGATGACGACAGCCTTCTTATCCTTCGATGTCTCTGCCGCCGCGCAGATGTGGTCCATATCCGCTACGTTTCGAAGCGTAAATACGCCGCTGGAGCTGGCTCCCTCAATCGGTGGCACAAACGGAGAGGCTCCCGGAGTCAGAATCAGCTTGTCGTAAGGCTGTTCGTATTCACTGCCGTCGACGTGGTTGCGGATCGTAACCGTTTTTGACTCTCGATGGATTCGCATCGCCTCCTGTCGGATGCGCACGTCGAGTCGAAATCGATTTTCCAGCAGTTCCTTCGTTGCAACCAGCAGCTTGCCCCGCTCAGCAATTTCTCCACCGATGTGATACGGAAGCCCACAGTTGGCAAACGAAACGTAGTCGTCCTTTTCGAGCAGAATGATTTCTGCGTGTTCATTACATCGGCGAGCTCGTGTTGCAGCCGATGCTCCACCTGCAACGCCGCCAACGATGACAATACGACGTGGATTCGACATGATTCCGTTCTTTCCCTTGATGATTCTGCAGCGGTTGAGAATAAGCGATTTTGGTCCGGTATTCTGATTCGCTATGGCAGCCCGTGTCCATCCCGCTGTTGGGGGTGAGAATTTGTATGGACGATTCACGCCGCCGCCTCAGTTGAAGCGGTCCGGTCGAAGCCACCTGGTTCAGGCGTAACTCCGCAGACGTCATTCCGCAGACGTCGTGTGAGAGGCCCGTACGTCTTGTTGCCAGGCTTCCAGTTGAGTCTGGAGGTCTTCAACTATGTCGGGCATGGTGGTTGCCAGATCGACGGATTCGCCGATCGAATCCTCCAGGTTGAAGAGCGCGACGGTGGGTTCGTTCGCAGCCTTCTCTTGGCGTATCCTGGAGAGAAACGGCGCATTCTTAATCAGCTTCCATGAACCTCGACGAACGGCCATCGACTGGTTGAATTGCCAGAAGAGAGTTCGTTCAGCAAGTGGTGTCTGCCGTGTGAGCAGGCTGGCAAGGCTGGAGCCATCCAGTTTGCGTTCTTCATTCGTCTTGGCGCCGGCCAGCTCCAGAAATGTTGGCATGAGGTCCATGCCGATGGCTGTCTGTGACGTCGTGGCTCCGGCTTTGATAGTGCCGGGCCATCGAGCAATCGCCGGGACCCGATGGCCGCCTTCCCAAAGTGATCCTTTGAATCCTCGCAACAGTCCATTGTTCGCTTCACGCGTACCGCCATTGTCTGAAAAGAAAAAGACAATCGTATTCTGGGTGATCTTCTTTGCTTCCAGTGCAGTCAGGATCTGTCCGACACCCTTGTCCATTTCCTGAACCATTTCTCGATAGGCCCGTTGGATTTCAGCCTTTTCTTTCAGAGGTTCCTGAGCCCCGGGGCCGCGGACAGGTGGGTCAGATGGTCCCTGATACGGGTAGTGCGGTGCTTCGTGGGCGACGTACAGAAAAAAGGGTTTCTCGCCGCCGGCGTTTTCTTCGATGAATTCGATCGCATGATTTGTAATCAGGTGTGTTGAGTATCCGGCTTCCGGGTGCAGTTCTGTGTTATGCCACCAGTCTTCGAATCCCGCCTGATCAATGTGGGTGTGGAAATCGACATTCCCACTCACATATCCATTGAATGTATTGAAACCGTGTTTCGTCGGGTTGAACTGAGCAGTGTATCCCAGATGCCATTTACCGCACATGCCGGTCCGGTAACCTGATTCTCGCAATGCTTCAGGGAGTGTGATTTCATGGTCCGGCAAGCCCAGACGATCCCGCTTCCCTGCGGCGGGGTCCGCAGTGATGACTTCATCAATACCACATCGTTGCTGGTACCGCCCTGTCATAAACGCCGCGCGGGTCGGCGAACAAACAGCTCCATTGGAATGAAAGTCGGTAAACTTCATTCCTTCAGCCGCCAGCCGATCCAGATGCGGCGTTGTGTAGCGATCGTTTCCGTAGCAGCTCAGGTCAGAATACCCCATGTCATCCGCCAGAATGACAATGATATTCGGGCGACTGCTGGGCGTATTGGAAGTTGTTTCAATGCTGGCGTTGACGGTGAGTGGCAGGAAGAGGAGGCAGGAGGCCACTGCACTCAGGGACTGCACTAAGCTGGCGAAATGTGGCAACATGGAGTTGGACTCGGATGTGTTAAAAGATGAGAGGGATGGAGACCCAGCTTATGAAGGACGGTGGAGGCCATTCACGCGACTGAAGTCAGAATCAACGATACCTGGACTCGTAATGCCCTCAGGTAAATCTGCAACACGAACCCGAACAGTTGTGAGCAAGATGAGAACCAGAGGCTGCGGGCGGCAAGCGATGTTGGTCCTGAGCCACTTACCAGCAGCAGAGCCCTAATTCATTCTATTGTTCGGCGGCAACCGTACACAACCGGGGAGAATTCTGTCGTGGCATGAGACAGGAAACGCCAGACCAACGGCAACGTCGCGATCAAAATGACGCGACTTCACCACCCGGACAAATGCGTTTCGTGCGTGCTATCGACAAGATCTTGCCGGATAGCAGACGCAACACAGTCAAAGAAACCGGACCACCGGATCCCTTTTGCTGCATCTCCTTTGCACTTCAGATTCGCCAACCGAAATCCCGACTGCGCCCACCTTCCCGCCTTTTGTCTTCCCGACACTTGGCTTCTGCGTAAATTGTCACCAATACTTCTATTTACTCATTAAATTGATTCACATGTGTCAGTACGTTGACTGCCCCCCCCCAGTGTTATCATCCGATCTTTGGCAGTTCCATAGTACGTCTCTGGGAAAGATGAGGTCAGCATCGTTCTTGCGTGTGGTATGTGCTCTTTCGCATTTGCAGTAGTTCTTCGTCGAAATCTATAGCCTCAAGAAGTGCCGGGATCGTTCTTGGAGCTGCAACAGTGAGACGGTTTCACGATGATAACGATCACAGTGCATTGAGGCTCCGTTGGTCGGTGGGGGCAATGCTCTGTTACAGCCACCGGGGCATTTCGGTACGTTCCATCTAGCGAGACCAACTCATGGACCCAAGTGATCGTCCAGAATGGTTGCGTGATGCCACGGCAAACGATAATTTCGCGCAATTCGGTGAAACAATCGACGAACGTTGAGCCCGGGTACGGTTATGTTTCGTATGCAAACTGAAGTTGCAGGAAGATGAGGAGCAGTTATCTCGGGTGACTGGGTGACGTCCTGAGGATGTAGGGCGTATTGCGTTTGCTGATTGAAAGAAGCGTTGTCACGAGCAAACGTCTGTAACTCATGAGCGGCTGAAGTGATTTCGGGCTGCATCGTTGCGTTTGAAAATGGCAAGGGTGCTTTCTCGACGCTCCTGTGCTGAAGAGTTAGCACAGATCGGCCGGACAAGTCTTCGACAACTTCGCCTCCATCCAGAGATTAAGGTCGAGGGACAGATTTCGACTGGAGCAGAAATTCGCATTTGAAGATGAGGACGGATCACTCCATCGCTGGTTTCCTGTGCCTGGTGGACTTCGTAACCTTTGGGAAAGCATGCCGGAATCGGATTTGAATTCACGACATGTCGGGCACATTATTCACTTTCAGGAGTCACAGGTTGGTCGGCGGCAGCTCGATTACACGGGAATGCAGATCGAATCATGCGGATTGAGCTTGGTCGAAGACCATCAGCAAACATTCAGGGAACGAACAACCGCTTTTGTGACGACCCCATCTCAGACCATCAAAGCCTGGCGAGCCGCATCTAAAGTGGGATGATGTGCTGATGCCACGATGAGGGGATAGTTGTGACTGAGTTCGCAAACGGCTCGAGATAGATCTGGATTCTCACAAAATGCTTCGAAGCGGGGAATGGCAAGCTGGTGCCTGCGAGTTTGGCGAAAACGCTCCGCTATCAGCAGAAAACGTTATTGAGCGATATAGTCGACCTTGGTTCGCAATAATGCTGCGAAGGTGACGAATGCTTGGCAGTTCATGAAGCAAGATATACCGACGCCTTGCATCGGTTTGACGTGGCTTGTTCAGGACCTGAGTCACTCGAAATGTTGGATGCGTTTTCCACGGCGTGTCTGTACGCCTTTGAATGGATGTTCGATTCAAAGAAGGGTCGGTGCGTGCGGCGGAGTCCCTTGCGGATTGCGTCCGTCCAGAAGCTTGTACTGCAACATGTACCATCATCGTTGGTGTCGCCAACTTGCTCCAGTCCTGGTTCCGTGAGCATCTACTTGCGTTGATCTAAAACGCAATCTGAACTATGTCGAGATGGTCTTGGACCAGCTTGTCTGACCCATGTGCGAGCCTCGCAATGGTGTGACGACAGCAAGGCCTTAAAAATTTCTAGCAGCTTACCTTTGCTGAAGATGTCAACATTGATTCAATCAGTCAGATCTTTGGGCGAAGAAGATGATGGCAGCCTGCGTTATGATGACAAGAGCCGTGTGGTTGATAAGTCGGTCGAGACGAAAGCAACGACGTTGCACACAGTGAACTTTAGTCACTGTGACTTGCTGAGCGGTCGCTTAAGGTCGATTTGTTCAGCTCGTCAATCGAGGATCCCGCTCAATGCGAAGAATGCAAAGTCTGCTGCAGTTACTGGAACGCGTTTATCACGATTGGGCGACTATCGACGAAAACGGTGTTTTTGATGAGCGTCGCCAGGCCGGCATTCCGTTCCGAATCAAACGTCCTTACCAGTTGCCTCAGGAGGCGGCGATTGACCGCGAACGCTGGATGTTGAAATGTCAGGTCCTGCGAGTGTGCGAATTAACTGATATACGCGCAGAGAACTGTTTGGATTGTTGAGTGCTCGTAAGCGATATTCGAGGAAGCGCGCGCTCGATTTTTCAGGCAACTGATCTCGTCACGCAGCACGAGAAGGGGCGCAACAGTTCCCTTTTCCGAAACGCGGCCTGCCGTTTGGTGTTGATCACCGGGGGAGAGCAATATGGGGACATTGTGAATGTCCCCATTAGTGCCAAGGACAAGTTATCGAAGATCAAGCTGAATAAATGAATCTGCAGACCCACTTGCAGATTTCTCAGTCGGGTGCCAGGCCCATCATAAGACCAAGTTCAAAGACGTCCGGTGACCAGGTAATAGCAGCAACGCTCCGATAAGACAATCACATACTATCCAGAACTTCTGTACCAAAGGGATATGACACATGTACGCGAGGTATTTCTTCCAGTTGCGTGCCGCAGTCAGGTGATGCCATTCCAGACAAGCGACCCCAGTCAATCCTAATCCTGCTGCTACGATTAAAGGCTCTGGGATTGCCATGTTGTAACAGCCAGCGCACTCATGAGAACGGAGAACCAACACCGGAGTGAATCCTCATCACCGGAAAACTCCGGGTGAGGTACCGGTTGGTTTAGACACTGGGTGCAATTCGCGATTTGCCCACGAAATGACATGCTGCGGGGACATTTGCTTATAACTGGCCGTGACCGCAGTCTGCATGATCCACCGCTGTCAGCCAGTCGACTGTGCTGATAAGCCTCCTGCCATTCGAGCCCCGTGTTGGTTCTGATTGTTGTTCATGTCTGGACTGCACTCCAATACTGCGAACTACGGCGAAGCTCGTCTCAGTTTCGTACATTGTCGTGGCTTCGCAAACGCTTGAATGTTCTTGTGAGGAAGGTTTGCTACGGCCACTGGGCTTGGGATCGGTGCCGCTGACGTATTCAGGACATCGATGTTGTAACCAGCGAGATCCTTGGTTTGCGAAGAACAAAGGTCCATTCAGAATGTCCCCTCGAGCGCTTACCCTTTAGTGCTTTCCACCACTGGACGCCTTCAACACCAATCCCATACCAGGAAGCTGACGCATCCCGTTCGCCAATAAACACAAGCCAATCGCCGTTGTAAACCAAAATCATCCCGGCGAGCGGCCTGGCGTCAGCCGGCCGGTACATCGACGTCAACACCAACACGCGATGGCTTCAACACCGAATCCCGTACCGGGACGCTGACGCATCCCGCTCGCCAAAAACACTTGCGGAACACCGGTTGAACCCATACACAATGCGGTGTCAAGTAATTACTGAAACACCTACCGGCCTCGCCGGGTGGATGGGTGCTGCACCATGACTCACATCAACGATCTTAACTACGACTGGTTCTGGTTCCTGACATGGACAACCTATGGCACGTTTCTTCCCGGTGACAAGCGAGGAGCCACGGGAATCCTCCATGATCAATCCGGAGTTATGATCGAACATAACAAACTCGGACAAGAGCATATACCTCATTCGGATGCATTGGCCCGCTGGTCGAAACTGCAAATGAAGGGTGATGCGATTCGGTTAACTCGGGAACAAGCCCGAGTCCTGCTGACTCAGTTTCACTGCACGGCTTCATTCCGACGCTGGCGACTGCTGGGAGTGGCCATTATGGATAATCATCTTCGTGTTGGCGTCAACGTGCATAGCGACCCGGATTCGGAGACCATTCTTCGCGACTTCAAAAGCTACGGAAGCCGAGCCCTGAATCTTCAATGGGGAAAGCCGCCATCGGATTCACGATGGACTGAATCCGGATCAAAACGCAAACTCGATTCCGACAACTCCGTCATCGCCGCCATTCGTTACATCATCAACCAGCAAACCCCGTTGCTGGTGTGGACATACGAAGACGGAATGATCGTGCCCAGGTAGATCCCCCGCGGCGACCGGCCTGGCGTCAGCCGGCCGGTAGATCCAGGTCAACACCAACACGCAACCCGGCGAGCGGTCCGGTGTTATCCGGCCGGTACATCTACGTCAACACCAACACACGATAGCTTCAGCACCGAATCCCATACCGGGACGCTGACGCATCCCGCTCGCCAAAACACCATCAATCGTGACAGACTTTGGTCTTCCGGCTCCCGCAGGCCATCTGATTCAATTTGTCCTGAAGTATATGATCGCCAGCCCCCTGAATTGGGCCGCTGAGGTATTTACACATCGATGTTGCAAACGGCGAGATCGTGAGTTGTCTGAGTAACGGACTCTGGCTGGCAGTGAATTCCGGCGAACCCTATGCCGCGGGCGAGCGAGAAAAGGTTTCAGGAACCAAATCCAGAAATTGATTCACCCGCACCGTGATTCACCCTGGCTCATTAACAACAT
This genomic interval from Planctomycetaceae bacterium contains the following:
- a CDS encoding LamG domain-containing protein; translation: MPTSNADEKAHITDDLIFYAGFEGTLEAQVYVKDGDGRVYTADTPARKKLEPGMHIPEVSIASKAGRHGDALRFAAKSDTVLCYKASVNGMQPTDHWSGTVSLWLRLSPDPDLPAGYCDPLQITSKKWNDAAFFVDFDQTLPRDFRLGAFSDHDFWNPSQIKWDDIPAQDRPMIVVKPPSFSREKWTHVAFTFENLNSTRGDAASTHLYIDGKLQGSLHKPMQFTWSGTESREAIMMLGINYVGDMDELAIYKRALSAEQIQQLFMHPEEYAGRPR
- a CDS encoding FAD-dependent oxidoreductase, with product MSNPRRIVIVGGVAGGASAATRARRCNEHAEIILLEKDDYVSFANCGLPYHIGGEIAERGKLLVATKELLENRFRLDVRIRQEAMRIHRESKTVTIRNHVDGSEYEQPYDKLILTPGASPFVPPIEGASSSGVFTLRNVADMDHICAAAETSKDKKAVVIGAGFIGLEMVEQLAHRGFRVSLAELLPQVLPPLDPEMVEPIHQDLRARGIGLHLGDGIKQILHNDEGQAQGVELTSGTVLEGDLIILGLGVRANTKLAVDAGLDIGKTGGISVNEYLQTSDPNIYAAGDACEYIYGPTGESMRVPLAGPANRAGRLAGQHAATDHCEPTAPVWGTAIVRVFDLTAAITGLSVKAARRSGIEAQSVTVVAGQHAGYFPGATPITLKLIYCQQSGKVLGAQAIGKDGVDKRIDVIATALSFGATVRDLAGLDLCYAPPFGSAKDPIHQAAFAACNQLDGLAQFLDADHDLTGLQVVDVRTTGEVSRVPLSCCGDAINIPVDELRSRLKELDPARETVVSCGVGVRGHVAQRILRQNGFERVANLSGGATVRNRAVTE
- a CDS encoding sulfatase — encoded protein: MLPHFASLVQSLSAVASCLLFLPLTVNASIETTSNTPSSRPNIIVILADDMGYSDLSCYGNDRYTTPHLDRLAAEGMKFTDFHSNGAVCSPTRAAFMTGRYQQRCGIDEVITADPAAGKRDRLGLPDHEITLPEALRESGYRTGMCGKWHLGYTAQFNPTKHGFNTFNGYVSGNVDFHTHIDQAGFEDWWHNTELHPEAGYSTHLITNHAIEFIEENAGGEKPFFLYVAHEAPHYPYQGPSDPPVRGPGAQEPLKEKAEIQRAYREMVQEMDKGVGQILTALEAKKITQNTIVFFFSDNGGTREANNGLLRGFKGSLWEGGHRVPAIARWPGTIKAGATTSQTAIGMDLMPTFLELAGAKTNEERKLDGSSLASLLTRQTPLAERTLFWQFNQSMAVRRGSWKLIKNAPFLSRIRQEKAANEPTVALFNLEDSIGESVDLATTMPDIVEDLQTQLEAWQQDVRASHTTSAE